The following are from one region of the Vitis riparia cultivar Riparia Gloire de Montpellier isolate 1030 chromosome 9, EGFV_Vit.rip_1.0, whole genome shotgun sequence genome:
- the LOC117921807 gene encoding ribonucleases P/MRP protein subunit POP1-like, whose product MATDGFKRSSIAPPPGSLNVEKFAESRAAELEALHSIVANRLNNNFRSQRNKRRRTTGHDNRDANKRFRNREKIGVVDKGKVATSENDDKKVPRRIRRRVELRRNTEHGYSTSGDGTKRLRTHVWHAKRFTMTKFWGFYLPVGLQGRGRGSRALLKWFRHGTLVHDACYHIALQLEGLEDSFLSILGMVLRSSPSAHSKDILCSVLSGAPHGRAMKKDIGIGAKHDVDFVNSTQTNECCSSFRQLWVWMHASAFNEGYDALKFASQKLLVNKLFLYDSLKSKKLKAEALCEAILLARLREEQAVK is encoded by the exons ATGGCTACTGATGGTTTCAAACGATCATCGATAGCCCCACCTCCAGGAAGTCTCAATGTTGAGAAATTTGCAGAATCCCGAGCTGCTGAACTTGAGGCTCTTCACTCAATTGTGGCAAATCGGCTGAACAACAATTTCCGATCTCAAAGAAACAAGAGAAGAAGGACCACTGGGCATGATAACAGAGATGCAAACAAGAGATTCAGAAATAGGGAGAAAATAGGGGTGGTTGATAAAGGCAAAGTTGCGACTTCGGAGAATGATGACAAGAAAGTTCCTCGTCGTATTCGTCGGCGAGTTGAATTGAGAAGAAACACCGAACATGGTTACTCCACTTCCGGGGATGGTACCAAGAGGCTGAGAACCCATGTTTGGCATGCAAAGCGCTTTACAATGACAAAGTTTTGGGGTTTCTACCTACCTGTGGGTTTGCAAGGCAG AGGAAGGGGTTCAAGGGCTCTCTTAAAGTGGTTCAGACATGGAACTCTTGTACATGATGCTTGCTACCACATTGCCCTGCAATTGGAGGGTTTAGAG GAttcatttctttcaattctAGGCATGGTATTAAGGTCTTCTCCATCAGCTCACTCTAAGGATATTTTATGTTCTGTGCTTTCTGGAGCTCCCCATGGAAGGGCTATG AAAAAGGATATAGGTATTGGAGCAAAACATGATGTTGATTTTGTTAACAGCACACAGACAAATGAGTGTTGTTCTTCCTTCCGCCAACTATGGGTGTGGATGCATGCCTCAGCTTTCAATGAAGGATATGATGCTCTGAAATTTGCTAGTCAAAAACTG CTTGTGAATAAACTCTTCCTATATGATAGCTTAAAAAG CAAGAAGCTTAAGGCAGAGGCTCTTTGTGAAGCAATCTTACTTGCTCGTCTTAGAGAGGAGCAGGCAGTGAAATGA